From the Saccharomycodes ludwigii strain NBRC 1722 chromosome I, whole genome shotgun sequence genome, one window contains:
- the CAK1 gene encoding cyclin-dependent protein kinase-activating kinase CAK1 (similar to Saccharomyces cerevisiae YFL029C | CAK1 | Cdk-Activating Kinase): MMYKLAETSSWVLLTTTRYSQLYKTPNNRCVKVTAVVGLNKPYNSKKELEILKKLSSSNENMNNCIHLFTEQSGIEKGNVILVMPYISKSLLNYLYEFWKDKQGKRKFNPYLLLNNDNTNTNTTTDNKNNENLQEFKNTISTDLALDIIKQLANGLNFIHSNGIIHRDVNLSNVLVEQISIGDKVTIKYIDFGISYDVNEENKDEPADNKVTDVSTSKYKAPELLFSVKNYDYKIDVWSLMVIISQISRVVATNENLSSCIIPSFIDDGTEISPITGKFLSQGSDISLIMSIFSELGMPKLQDWPSVKKYGSLAFEGMFGSEGDGKYIFEGNGDDYSLLDRLKKFFPLFEHHEKLLLISFLPMLHLEPTKRSSSAELLETLNLHT; encoded by the coding sequence ATGATGTATAAATTAGCTGAAACTTCATCTTGGGTATTACTTACCACCACTCGTTACTCTCAACTATATAAAACCCCCAATAACCGCTGTGTAAAAGTGACAGCAGTCGTCGGGTTAAATAAACCTTACAACAGCAAAAAAGAACtggaaatattaaaaaaactcaGTAGCAGTAATGAAAATATGAATAACTGTATTCATTTGTTTACAGAACAAAGTGGAATTGAAAAAGGTAATGTTATCTTAGTTATGCCCTATATCTCCAAgtcattattaaattatctCTATGAATTTTGGAAGGATAAACaggggaaaagaaaattcaATCCGTACCTATTGTTgaacaatgataatactaatactaatactactactgataacaaaaataatgaaaatttacAGGAGTTCAAGAATACAATCTCCACTGATTTGGCGTTGGATATAATTAAACAGTTGGCCAATGGGttaaattttatacatAGTAATGGGATCATTCATAGGGATGTTAATTTATCTAATGTATTGGTCGAACAGATAAGCATAGGAGATAAGGTAACAATCAAGTATATTGATTTTGGCATTTCCTATGATGTTAATGAAGAAAACAAAGATGAGCCGGCGGATAATAAAGTTACCGATGTTTCAACATCAAAGTACAAGGCACCCGAATTGCTATTTTCTGTAAAAAACtatgattataaaataGATGTTTGGTCGTTAATGGTTATTATATCTCAGATATCTCGGGTGGTGGCaacaaatgaaaatttgaGCAGCTGTATAATACCTAGTTTTATAGACGATGGTACAGAAATTAGTCCAATAACTGGAAAATTTCTAAGTCAAGGAAGTGATATCAGTTTAATTATGTCAATATTTTCGGAGTTGGGTATGCCCAAATTACAAGATTGGCCTAGcgttaaaaaatatggtaGCTTAGCGTTTGAGGGAATGTTTGGGAGTGAAGGTGATGgcaaatatatttttgagGGAAATGGTGATGATTATAGTTTATTGGatagattaaaaaagtttttcccCCTATTTGAACATcatgaaaaattattgttgatttcttttttaccaATGTTACATTTGGAACCAACAAAAAGATCCAGCTCCGCCGAGTTATTGGAAACATTAAATTTGCATACGTAG
- the SPT8 gene encoding SAGA complex subunit SPT8 (similar to Saccharomyces cerevisiae YLR055C | SPT8 | SuPpressor of Ty) has product MPIDDDEEEDILDQRNVENINRVIEEAEEEEDEEDDNDDERNGLNDVTGMGEDEPDNEIHEEEEYAEEEEDADDDDGEEEGEEEEEEEEEEEEEEEGEEDDEEDGDDDDDDEDDDEEDGDDDDDDEEDDEDDEDDDDDNDGEEDDDNENESRGGDNDSQKEQEERKDNKEIVNVDELQVKDDNSNLPIYNHKNQNKEPMDVFMGENSNENSKKNYNEAKYITIVEPKKDNPDILMGNDAGREQTSDNDIEMEDGKQITEIKLSEYDKIYNYYTTLHNNSTIASNYSINPIAAIPIACHVQSLAMSKGLKYLFLGGSDGYIRKYDFLNTLEGKLSLTILQKHSLVESISYAGILLSYYNNELPQFKSDIKIIPNKKTGEEYVPKLSPVYSLDVQSECLFSLAGQENGGILLQGIRYMEERIAHYFPSSKTNGHSNIVDVLKLNGAEDKFISGSWDKKILEWDLNTGRIINEFKGHSSQLSTLEFRPLNSTVNIDSINSNTSNNNNNEDDDLDSLFGDDEDDEDDEGKGQDEIGGTMKNEMKQAYSKGCAPLNNISKTTLKTEYDESTFLTSSINGSCLIWDRRISTDPTMCLQRSSGVPPWAMCSCWGADGNKVYVGRRNALVEEFDLRKGGSSTSSIFKFPIISGPVSCVRALPNGKQLLAASNDNIRIYDLTADPEKVKIPFLIVPGHHGGTISNLYIDPTCRFLISTSGNKGWQGTSTETTLIYDIDLNS; this is encoded by the coding sequence ATGCCaattgatgatgatgaagaagaagatatCTTAGATCAACGTAATGTAGAAAACATCAATAGAGTCATTGAGGAGgcggaagaagaagaggatgaagaggatgataatgatgatgaaaggAATGGATTAAATGATGTTACAGGTATGGGTGAAGATGAGCCAGACAATGAGATTcatgaagaagaagaatacgcagaagaagaagaagatgctgatgatgatgatgggGAGGAGGAAGgggaggaagaagaagaagaagaagaagaggaggaggaggaggaggagggtgaagaagatgatgaagaggATGGTGACGATGACGACGATGACGAAgacgatgatgaagaagatggTGACGATGACGACGATGacgaagaagatgatgaagatgatgaagatgatgacgatgacAATGATGGcgaagaagatgatgataacGAAAATGAAAGTAGGGGTGGTGATAACGATAGCCAAAAGgaacaagaagaaagaaaagataataaagaaattgtTAACGTTGATGAACTTCAGGTCAAAGATGATAACTCTAATCTACCTATATATAAtcataaaaatcaaaacaaGGAACCTATGGATGTATTTATGGGGGAAAATAGTAATGAAAactctaaaaaaaattacaatgAAGCTAAATATATTACCATTGTAGAGCCGAAAAAAGATAACCCAGATATTTTAATGGGCAATGATGCTGGTAGAGAACAAACAAGCGATAATGATATTGAAATGGAGGACGGCAAACAAATAACGgaaataaaactttcagaatatgataaaatatacaaTTATTATACAACTTTGCATAATAATTCTACAATAGCATCAAATTACAGCATTAATCCCATTGCAGCAATTCCAATTGCATGCCACGTTCAGTCATTGGCTATGTCAAAGGGGcttaaatatttgtttttaggTGGCTCTGACGGATACATTAGaaaatatgattttttaaacaccTTAGAAGGCAAGCTATCTCTAACAATTCTGCAAAAACATTCTTTGGTAGAATCTATTTCTTATGCTGGAATATTGTTATCATATTATAACAATGAACTTCCTCAGTTTAAATcagatattaaaataataccaaacaaaaaaactgGCGAGGAATATGTTCCTAAGTTAAGTCCCGTATATTCTCTCGATGTCCAATCAGAATGTTTGTTTTCATTAGCAGGCCAAGAAAATGGTGGCATACTTTTACAAGGTATACGATATATGGAAGAAAGAATTGCACATTACTTCCCAAGTTCCAAAACTAATGGTCATAGCAACATTGTGGATGTCTTAAAGTTGAATGGAGCAGAAGATAAATTTATAAGTGGTAGTtgggataaaaaaatattagagTGGGATTTGAATACAGGCAGAATTATAAACGAATTTAAAGGCCATTCTTCACAATTAAGTACATTAGAGTTTAGACCCTTAAACTCCACAGTTAATATCGACAGcattaatagtaatacttctaataataataataatgaagatgatgatttgGACTCCTTGTTCGGCgatgatgaggatgatgaggatgatGAAGGAAAGGGTCAGGATGAGATTGGAGGaacaatgaaaaatgaGATGAAACAAGCTTATTCCAAGGGATGTGCTccattaaataatattagtaaaACCACTTTAAAGACTGAGTATGATGAATCCACATTTCTAACGTCAAGTATTAATGGTTCATGCTTGATATGGGACCGTAGAATATCTACTGACCCAACAATGTGTTTACAACGGAGTAGTGGCGTCCCACCGTGGGCTATGTGTAGCTGTTGGGGTGCTGATGGGAATAAAGTGTATGTTGGAAGAAGAAACGCGTTAGTAGAAGAATTTGACTTAAGAAAAGGTGGGAGTAGTACTTCCTCCATTTTTAAGTTTCCTATCATATCAGGTCCAGTATCGTGTGTACGGGCATTGCCCAATGGTAAACAGCTATTGGCTGCTTCTAATGATAACATAAGAATTTACGACTTAACTGCTGATCCAGAAAAGGTTAAAATCCcctttttaattgttcCTGGTCACCATGGTGGTACgatttcaaatttataCATTGATCCAACTTGTAGGTTCTTGATTAGCACCAGCGGTAATAAAGGTTGGCAAGGCACTTCCACAGAGACAACTTTAATATATGACATTGATTTAAATAGCTAA
- the GYP8 gene encoding GTPase-activating protein GYP8 (similar to Saccharomyces cerevisiae YFL027C | GYP8 | Gtpase-activating protein for Ypt Proteins): MHYYQGFHDIISVFVIVFTDIKVLDDDNIIVELAIDKDVLVELAYNFSLLHLRDFLMDSLDFTVDQLRLIPFIVKVLDHDTYKKLNFKNCEMTSAISFVLTLFSHEDLNIEIVTRIFELVIVNNSIVVVLFIYALLIIELKDTLIKTYQESLDEFNDHSLLLNMVIQKHILIKINSFDWEDIFTKMDAIIKNYEKIKLCVNEFSVLKTSSMLHSQISYDQKELEELLVQESNLNIKNKHMSKNSQSLKMFVGAAKTSLILAVLAVSFKVVIDYYEYA, encoded by the coding sequence ATGCACTATTATCAAGGGTTTCATGATATTATTTCCGTTTTTGTGATCGTATTTACCGATATTAAAGTGTTAGATGACGATAACATAATAGTAGAATTAGCTATTGATAAAGATGTCTTGGTCGAATTGgcatataatttttctttactgCATCTCCGGGATTTCCTCATGGATAGTTTAGATTTTACAGTTGATCAACTAAGACTTATACCGTTTATAGTAAAAGTCTTGGATCACGatacatataaaaaattgaattttaaGAATTGCGAGATGACTTCAGCTATATCTTTCGTACTTACCCTATTTTCACATgaagatttaaatattgaaataGTAACTAGGATATTTGAATTAGTGATAGTTAATAACTCTATTGTTGTAgttttattcatttatgCCTTGTTAATAATTGAACTGAAAGATACGCTTATTAAGACCTATCAAGAAAGTTTAGATGAATTCAATGATCATTCTTTGCTTCTGAATATGGTCATTCAAAAgcatattttaataaaaatcaattcTTTTGATTGGGAGGATATTTTTACCAAAATGGATgcaattataaaaaattatgaaaaaattaaactttGCGTTAATGAATTTAGTGTTTTGAAGACCTCTTCTATGTTACACTCACAAATATCTTATGATCAAAAAGAATTAGAAGAATTATTGGTTCAGGAAAGCAACTtgaatatcaaaaataaacacaTGTCCAAAAATTCACAAAGTCTCAAAATGTTTGTCGGAGCTGCTAAAACATCACTCATCCTTGCTGTATTGGCTGTCAGTTTTAAAGTTGTAATTGATTATTATGAGTATGCGTAG
- the STE2 gene encoding alpha-factor pheromone receptor STE2 (similar to Saccharomyces cerevisiae YFL026W | STE2 | STErile), with translation MSNNITIDSNYNPDENYISYTSVYGANTEVPMTALQQFMRIKINQAVVYGTRIGIAGIVMLILFIVTKNKKTPIFIINQISLILTIIHSGLFCRYLLSHYSSIVFNLTLFPQYVPRKDVYLFGATNMIQVLLVASIEFSLVFQINTIFRNVQYKKIGVIISVVSGALGVTTVAMYFITAIKSMINVYASVLQKTDQYYFNVANILLSSSINFMTFLLCVKLVMAIKTRRYLGLRQFDNFHILLIMSSQTLILPSILFILSYALGDVGTTNLVSIAVLFVVISLPLSSMWANVSNTTSDLTYFTANYSPTTSYSQSKSFFSENSSTQESAVDTKSKFKLLNKLKKKTKHTSEVSIDKSIESCFDENETPVNTKSTIFMDKNPSKEELFLEDLELQTATTSGDVSSHFWTTELESSKPDTFEGGSCSQNDNYFLKSSNNVAAYDHHADEMVHSKILMKRNP, from the coding sequence ATgtcaaataatattaccaTCGATAGTAATTATAATCCGGatgaaaattatatttcttaCACTTCTGTTTACGGAGCAAACACTGAAGTGCCTATGACGGCTTTACAACAATTTATGAGAATAAAGATTAACCAAGCGGTCGTTTATGGAACCAGAATTGGTATTGCTGGCATTGTTATGCTTATCCTCTTCATTGTCactaagaataaaaaaacacccatttttatcattaaccAAATTTCCTTGATCCTGACTATCATTCATTCAGGATTATTTTGTAGATACTTATTAAGCCATTATTCttcaattgtttttaatttaactttatttcCTCAATACGTTCCAAGAAAAGATGTTTATCTATTTGGCGCCACAAATATGATCCAAGTCTTACTAGTTGCTTCTATTGAATTCAGTTTAGTATTCCAAATTAATACCATTTTTAGAAATGtccaatataaaaaaataggtgttattattagtgttgTATCTGGCGCGCTTGGTGTCACCACCGTGGCCatgtattttattacaGCTATTAAATCTATGATTAATGTTTATGCTTCTGTACTTCAAAAGACTGATCAATACTATTTTAATGTTGctaatattttgttatcCTCGTCTATAAATTTTATGACATTTCTATTATGTGTTAAATTGGTCATGGCtattaaaacaagaagATATCTAGGATTAAGACAATTTGATAATTTCcatattttgttaattatGTCAAGCCAAACATTAATTCTTCCAAGTatcttatttatattatcatATGCTTTAGGTGATGTGGGCACCACAAATTTAGTTTCAATTGCTGTATtgtttgttgttatttcttTGCCGCTATCATCCATGTGGGCAAACGTTTCCAATACAACCTCTGATCTCACGTATTTCACGGCCAATTACTCACCAACAACTAGTTATAGTCAGAgcaaatcttttttttcggAAAATAGTTCAACTCAAGAAAGTGCAGTAGATACAAAgtcaaaatttaaattattaaataaattaaaaaaaaaaacaaaacacaCCTCTGAGGTTAGTATTGATAAGAGCATAGAATCATGTTTTGATGAGAATGAAACCCCTGTAAATACTAAAAGTACCATTTTTATGGATAAAAATCCATCAAAGGAAGAGTTGTTTCTAGAAGATTTAGAATTACAAACTGCGACTACTTCAGGTGACGTTTCTTCACATTTTTGGACAACTGAACTAGAAAGTAGTAAACCCGATACGTTTGAAGGTGGCTCATGCTCCCAAAATGATaactattttttgaaatcaTCAAATAATGTTGCCGCTTACGACCATCATGCTGATGAAATGGTACATTCCAAGATTCTTATGAAAAGAAATCCGTGA
- the BST1 gene encoding Bst1p (similar to Saccharomyces cerevisiae YFL025C | BST1 | Bypass of Sec Thirteen), protein MGLKRMLNIVYRKIVNLKGKEHGGSITNEDKMLFSQNPTIISLSSTDSLSARSISVKPSVKKSEYEENIIPKLKYGRALKLAISMGVLFILFLISFSFFTKFEGADTPECRPIYMYPSYAKIDGFDHKHTRFAPKYHLYLYREQGKDILPLEDDKIQLNGVPVLFIPGNAGSFKQVRSIAAAAANIYYDSFDTIKNSQNTHNLDFFTADFNEDFTAFHGRTMLDQAEYVNDAVKYILSLYASSSKAKNFDTYGPLPKSVILIGHSMGGIVAKVMPTLRNYIPESINTIITLSSPHSTAPVTFDGDILKIYNKINRFWEAQYRDSNSFFYNNVSLISITGGILDNVLPADYTSIESIIPYKNGFTVYTTTISGVWTSIDHLAIVWCDQLRTIVAKSLLEIVDKYSSMKTISLSGRMKVFRKKYLSGFEVEAAQDYNVVSLPGEHIKKYEDAYFKNSIVVESDTYVSINSSFPETFDRHYILNLPLKSEELNFNLITSSKDNLELLFCQRNVKRIELDNLTEESQLRCVSALDDLNMIPNFLLDSSSASSPGNKNGHHPFHMMSINSTILSRYDTIIMSLKSSSNAFADFELTTRESTETLNINLFMLFFKGCTILVDNNKLVNGFRLPHLWTSLVSLNVFAKQSYVENTFKPFIRQYIEQPFETKWHIIKGTDGMNVKINQHNVSPYIPVELTHDKSLKMAVMKSYNTKLTLKLGIDWGYTFKMLFIRYRLIIASLPFSLVCLALLVQFRFYIKSGNKFFPSFKAGLVYIIETHLTLLLTMSAILSIVTNYLNIQHLLYLTDPIGLNDPFFPSGKNVNTNNYYLGLREIFMAWLGPFFCLISIMILYLLATLFDGIEYISYKAYSLICVAKPLHSLDIGLGPNIVSTNQATGIEHNIFNKRRIVGATSLICLVLFYIPYQFAFVILFVLQLLVCIKMSKLLGRTDDLHCTNLRNYNNSILMFFLFVLPINVPVVIVFLHNFAINWETPFRSHHNCLSIISIILLVESNTAYRIPRFSEFTGRVLLLLLGFSVYFSVVYGVRNLYGIHILLNICCAWLFMNSLNKKNLGYYSK, encoded by the coding sequence ATGGGCCTGAAACGAATGCtaaatattgtttatagGAAAATAGTAAATTTAAAGGGGAAAGAACATGGTGGTTCCATAACAAATGAAGACAAAATGCTATTTTCACAAAATCCAACCATAATTTCATTATCTTCGACGGATTCCCTATCTGCTAGAAGTATTTCAGTTAAACCATCTGTAAAAAAATCGGAAtatgaagaaaatataataccaaaattaaaatatggACGTGCCTTAAAACTCGCAATATCTATGGGTGTATtatttatactttttttaataagcTTTAGTTTTTTCACTAAATTTGAGGGCGCAGACACCCCAGAATGCAGAccaatatatatgtatccTTCATATGCAAAAATTGATGGTTTTGATCATAAACATACCAGATTTGCTCCCAAGTACCATCTATATCTATACAGAGAACAGGgaaaagatattttacCTTTAGAAGATGATAAAATCCAGTTAAATGGGGTTCCTGTACTCTTTATTCCTGGTAACGCTGGTAGTTTTAAACAAGTACGTTCCATTGCAGCAGCTGCTGCTAATATCTATTATGATTCTTTTGACACGATCAAAAATTCACAGAATACCCACAATTTAGACTTTTTCACGGCTGATTTTAATGAAGATTTTACTGCGTTTCATGGGAGAACAATGCTAGATCAAGCTGAATACGTTAATGATGCAGTCAAATATATACTATCATTATATGCTTCAAGTTCCAAAGCCAAAAATTTTGACACATATGGTCCTTTACCTAAATCAGTGATCTTAATTGGACATTCCATGGGTGGCATTGTGGCAAAAGTTATGCCAACATTAAGAAATTATATTCCTGAATCAATAAATACGATTATAACATTATCATCTCCACATTCAACAGCGCCAGTTACCTTTGATGgggatattttaaaaatatacaataaGATAAATCGGTTTTGGGAAGCTCAATACAGGGATTcaaacagttttttttacaataaCGTTTCTTTAATATCTATTACGGGCGGTATACTGGATAATGTTTTACCTGCAGATTACACGTCAATTGAAAGCATAATACCTTATAAGAATGGTTTTACCGTATACACGACCACTATTAGCGGAGTTTGGACGTCCATTGATCATTTGGCTATTGTTTGGTGTGATCAATTAAGAACTATTGTTGCTAAAAGTCTTTTGGAAATAGTTGATAAGTATAGTTCGATGAAAACAATCAGTTTGTCAGGTAGAATGAAAGTGTTTAGGAAAAAATACTTGTCTGGATTTGAGGTAGAAGCCGCGCAAGATTACAATGTTGTTAGTTTGCCAGGTGAGcatatcaaaaaatatgaggatgcatattttaaaaacagtaTAGTTGTGGAATCAGACACGTATGTATCCATAAATAGTAGTTTCCCTGAGACTTTTGACCGccattatattttgaacCTACCTTTAAAAAGTGAAGAATTAAATTTCAACTTGATTACGTCTTCGAAAGATAATTTGGAACTATTATTTTGCCAGAGAAATGTGAAAAGAATAGAATTAGATAATTTAACAGAAGAATCACAATTAAGGTGTGTTAGTGCACTTGACGATCTAAACATGATTCCTAACTTTTTGCTAGATTCTTCCTCTGCTTCGTCGCCGGGAAATAAAAACGGACATCATCCATTCCATATGATGTCGATAAATTCTACTATCTTATCGAGATATGATACGATTATAATGTCACTAAAATCAAGTAGCAATGCATTTGCTGATTTTGAACTTACAACAAGAGAAAGTACCGAGACTTTGAATATTAATTTGTTcatgcttttttttaagggCTGTACAATTCTCGTGGATAACAACAAGTTGGTCAATGGGTTTAGATTACCTCACTTATGGACATCCTTGGTTTCACTTAATGTATTTGCTAAACAAAGTTATGTTGAGAATACTTTTAAACCATTCATAAGGCAATATATAGAACAACCATTTGAGACTAAGTGGCATATTATCAAGGGAACTGATGGTATGAACGTTAAAATCAATCAGCACAATGTATCACCTTATATTCCTGTGGAACTAACCCATGACAAGTCATTAAAAATGGCAGTAATGAAATCTTATAATACAAAATTAACTTTGAAATTAGGCATTGACTGGGGCtatacttttaaaatgCTTTTTATACGCTATAGATTAATAATAGCTTCATTGCCATTTTCGTTAGTATGTTTGGCTTTGTTGGTGCAGTTTAGATTTTATATCAAATCGggaaataaattttttccatCCTTTAAGGCCGGTTTGGTTTATATTATAGAAACCCATTTAACTCTTTTGTTGACAATGAGTGCTATTCTAAGCATTGtaacaaattatttaaatatacagcatctattatatttaacGGATCCTATAGGGTTGAATGATCCGTTTTTCCCCAGTGGGAAAAATGTCAATACGAACAACTATTATTTGGGCCTAAGAGAAATATTTATGGCTTGGTTGGGTCCATTTTTCTGTTTAATTAGCATTATGATACTATACTTGCTTGCTACATTATTTGATGGAATCGAGTATATCTCGTATAAAGCTTATTCTCTCATTTGTGTAGCAAAACCTTTGCACAGCCTTGATATAGGATTGGGTCCTAACATTGTTTCAACAAATCAAGCAACTGGAATAGAgcataatattttcaataaaagaCGTATTGTCGGAGCTACTTCATTGATATGTCTTgtattgttttatattccTTATCAATTTGCatttgttatattatttgttttacaATTACTAGTTTGTATAAAAATGTCAAAATTATTGGGACGCACTGATGATTTACATTGTACAAATCTTAGAAACTATAACAACTCTAttttgatgttttttttatttgtgttGCCTATTAATGTTCCTGTGGTGATAGTTTTTTTACATAATTTTGCTATTAATTGGGAGACTCCTTTCAGATCTCATCATAATTGCCTTTCTATCATATCTATTATTTTGCTAGTAGAAAGTAATACAGCATATAGAATTCCAAGATTTTCAGAATTTACTGGACGTGTTTTGTTGCTATTGCTTGGATTCTCTGTCTATTTCAGCGTTGTATACGGGGTAAGAAATTTATATGGAatacatattttattaaatatctGTTGTGCATGGTTGTTCATGAATTCccttaataaaaaaaatttgggcTATTATAGCAAGTAA